TCTTTGACGCTATGACGGAAAACGAAAGCACAGTAGTAATTTCGTCACACAATCTGACCGAGATAGAGGAACTTTGTGACAGCGTGGGCCTTGTTCATAAGGGCAAGGTCATATTCGACCGTGAGCTTGACAGTGTAAAGGGCAGTATCCATAAGGTGCAGGTCGCATTTGACAATGCAAAGACGGCCGCCGACTTTGCTGAACTTGAAATCCTGTCGGAAAACACGATAGGCAGTGTACAGAACTTCATTGTAAACGGCGACAGCGATGAGATCTGCCGTGTGATGCGTGAAAAGGGTGCGAAGTTCTGCGATGTGATACCGCTCACGCTTAACGAGATATTTATTTATGAGATGGAGGGACAGGGATATGACAGCTCAAAACTCGATCGCTGAAAAGAGTTTTTTCGGCAGATATTTTCTGTATAAGCTCAGGACAAATTTCAACTATCTGGTTTTCAATCTGATCTTTGCGTTTCTGGGTATGCCGGTAATGGCGGTATGCCTTACATATACAGTAGGAAAAGTCAATGATATTGTGGAGGGAAGGTTAACCGAGTACAAAACGTATGCACTTAACAATCTGGGAACGCTCCTTGATGCAGATACTTTCTTTATGGCGCTCATATTCTGTGCGATTGCGGTCATGTCAATAATTACCGTTGTGTCGGTGTTCAGATATAATCTGAAAAAGTGCGACAGCGACCTGTACCTGAGTCTTCCGCTTACAAACAGTCAGAGATTTTTTGCGGATCTCGGTGTCGGCGCAGTAATAAGCGTTGCGCCTACCGTTATTATGGGCGGAATAGCATCTGTGGTGACAGCGTTGTCGGGAACAAAACTCAGCGACAAGATTTTTTCAGCTTCGGAAACGGAGGGCTTCCTTTCGAACTGCCTCAGTTTTGTAAACGAAAGAATCTATCTTAAGGATATAGCGGGTATTGTATTCTTTGTTTTTATTACGGCGGTCACAGCTTTGGTATTCGTGTATCTTACTGCGGTGCTGATCAACGCCTGCACGGGCAGAACGGGCGACAGCGTGGTGTACACGATTCTTGCGATGATAGTGGCTGTGTTTGCAACGCTTGCGGTATTCGCTCCGGTATTTGCCGTGGCAGGTGAACAGCTTGACGGATATATGACGGATATATTCGGTAAGGTTCCTCCGCTCGGAACGGTGCTTGCGGCATTGATCTCATTCTTGATGCTTAAGATGAACGCTTATAACGATGTTTACGAAAATTTCAATCTGTTCAATATGTACAGCATAGACACTGTCATTGTTCTTGTTATATCGGCGGGTGTTCTTGTACTGCTGGCGTATCTTGCTAATAAGTACCGCAAGGCTGAGAATACGGGCAACCATTTTGCATTTGAATCGGCTTATCACATAATTACGCTTGCGCTTATATCCGGTATAATCGCAGCGGCGGTCGGAATAAGCAACATGACGGTTCTTACTACGGATAGTCTGACGCTGATAGTGATAATATCGCTGTGTGCGGTCGGCTACTTCTTTGCCGAGCTTGCGCACGGAAGAAAGCTCAAAAAGATATGGCAGTCAGTGCTGAGATTTGTTATTACCGTTGTCGCATCGCTGCTGCTTTTTACAGTTCTCAATAATTCGGGCTTCAGAGATCTGTTCTTCCGTGTCCCCGATGCTTCCGAAGTAAGCGGCGCAAGTGCATCATACAACATCGTTTATTGTGATGGCAATAACGATTATAAAACGATATACTTTGAGGACGAAGAAAGTAAAAAGGCTGTTGTGGATTTCAACAAGTTCCTTGTTGACAACAAGTATTGTTTCCTTGCCGGCGAAAGCTTTAAAGCCGAGCGGTATGAAAATGCAACTGTAAGTACCGTTAAATTCAGCTACAGGCTGAAAAACGGTAAAAAAGTGTACCGTACCTACAGGCTGGCACTTTCGTCTGAAAATTACGATGCTTACGCTAAAGCTCTTTATGAATTACGCCTTACGCTCTCAAAAACAGACTTGTATTATGATACCTTCAAGAAAACCTGTGACAAAGAAAGCGTAAATGAAGTGTTTGTGTTCGAGAAGGGCGGAGATTATTACGGAAAAACGCTTGACAGAAATGTAAATCAAAAACTCTTCGAAGCGATAAAAAATGATTACAAAGTCGGCAAAAACAGCGGAAAGCTGGTTTACAGACTTGCCTTCTGCAACAATAACGATAATGTCGAATACAACGCATTCAGCCTTGAAATAAGAGAAAACTGCACCGAAACGATTGCACTGCTCGGCAAGTCGGAAATGACATCCCGTAAAGACAAGTTCTACTCGGCGGTAGATGCGTTTACGGTTTCCCTGAGCGAAGCGGATAAGGATACTTATACTCTGATGTCGCTGTTCAGCTATAATTATGACCCTATGGACATAATGGTAAGTGATTTCAAGTACAGTGATACAAAAAAGCTGATCGAAATGAGTACGCTGTATGATTATTATACTGATGGTGCCGCTGACATTGAATGTTATAATATCGGCTCTACATGGTGGTGGGTAGACGGTAATGCACATTTCTATATTCCGAGAGATAAAACAAGCGACGCTGAACGTCTTATAAAATTACTGCTGATTTACCATCAGCCGACAACAATCCGATAAAGCAGTCAAAAAACGATACCCCGTGCCGACAAGGTACGGGGTCAGGCTGTCGAAAAACCTCTTGTAAATATTAAAAATGGGGTCGCAGGGGCGAAGCCCCCGACAGGGTCAAGGGGCGGTAGCCCCAGTAATATAGCCCCTTTCCTGGGGAAAGGGGTTTGGGGATAGGGATAGAGAATTCGCACTATCTTATAAAAAACAGACTTTTTCTACAAGCTGACCCCATGCCGACAAGGCACGGGGTATCGGTTTATCTTGTTGAAACCGACAGGCTACTGCAGCTGATAACGGAAAATGATCAAATTTAGCTAATTAACCTAAATTATCGTGTGTAAATTGTGCTATTTATACAAAACGGTTTAGCTAAATTACTGCAATTTGTTTATTGACTGGAAGACTGCGGATTTGTTATAATATTATATGTAACAATTCGCAAAAACCCACTTTCGTGTGGGAAATTTACAGGAGGATCATAAATGAAAAAGTATACTAAGGCAATTGCCGGTGCAATGGCACTCGTATCTGCCGTTACTGCTTTCTCAGGCTGTTCCGGCAGCGGCACACCTGCCGCAAGCGGAGCAACAAGCAGTTCGACCGCTTCAACAACAGGCGAGACACAGAAGCAGATGTCGGAGAATGAAGGCGTACAGAGCGCTGTAGGCAACGTATCGGCAGCTGAGAACTATAAGGACATCAAGGTTGACACAAAGATCAAGTGGATGGCCTGGTGGGACATTCAGGAAGCATCTCCCGCAGTAGAGGTATTCAAGAAGCTCTACGGCACACCTGCAAACAAGCCTAAGGGCTATGAGTCGGTTGACGATGCAAACGTATTTGTAAACATAAAGGTTACAACATACGCAGACAGATACACAGGTCTTGCAAAGCTGGTACAGTCTGATGATTCGCCCGACTGCTTCCCCTTTGAAATATGCAACTACCCCTACAGCGTATACCAGAACCTTTTCCAGTCGCTTGACGGTATAATCGACTTTACAACAGATGACTGGGCTGACTATAAGGACGCTATCGACAAGTTCAACTGGGGCGGAAAGAATTACTGCCCGATTATGAGCCTTGCTCCTACAAGCTACCTCTGGTACAGAAAGAGCGTTGTAGAAGAAGCCGGTCTTGACGACCCTTGGGAGCTTTATGAAAAGGGCGAGTGGACATGGTCAACATTCATGGAAATGGCAAGAAAGTTCTCCGATCCCGAAAACGGCAAGTATGTTCTTGACGGTTATAACCCCGAAGATAGCTTTGTCTGCACAACAGGTACACCTCTTGTAAGCCTTGAGGGCGGTAAGCTGGTAAGCCATATGAATGACGCAAACATTGAAAAGTGCATTGATATGCTTCGTTCATTCGATAACACACAGGAACAGCTCCGTTACCCCAGAGATACCGAGAACAGCTGGACACCCAGCTATAATGAATGGGCAGACGGCAATACGCTCTTCTTCGAGGACGGTTCATGGAGATATGAAGAAACATGGAGAAAGTTCAAGAAGAAAAACAAGTGGGAAGATGATGAAGTTAACTTTGTTCCGTTCCCCCAGATGGACGGCGCAGATAAGTATTATCAGAGCATGAAGCAGGATTCTATAATGCTCGTTGCCGGCGCTAAGAACATTGACGGTTATAAGGCATGGATTTATTCCAACTTAGTAGCTTCAAACGATCCGGAAATCGCCAAGGCAGGCAGAGAGCAGTCAAAGGAAGAATATGACTGGTCAGATACACTGCTTGACAGACTTGATACAATGAAGGATCCCAAGACATTCTCAGGAGTGTTTGATTTCAAGAACGGTATCGGTCAGGATATTGCAACCAAGGACAACCAGGATAACCCCGTAGAGCAGCTCACAAAGGGTCCCTACATGACAGGTGAATCCTATACGTCGTTCCGTGCTACGTACCAGGGTCAGATAGACGCTCGTCTCGCAGAACTGAACAAGACGGTTGAATAATAATCATAAAACTGCTGCGGCGGCTCTTTTCTAAGAGCCGCCGTGTTTTTTTTGAAGGTATTGCGGTAGGTGCGTTTGTCGATGACAAAAAGTCGGGAAGGTATCTTAACGCACCGTTCTTTACAGGGCTTACTCTAAGGCAAGCGGTAGAGAAGGCGGATAGGGAATTTGACAGTCCGTGTGATAAGTAAAAAATCGGGACGCATCGTGTGGTGCGTCCCGCTCAGATTGTAGAAGAAGTCTGTTATTTATTGTGCTTCAGTTATATCTTTTAGTATTCACCTATGATAGCAAGCTACCGATAGTGCTATTTGTCGGATAGCACTTCTCGGGTTCGCTATTCGAATCAATGCACTTGTCAATATTAACGAGGGAGAGAACCAAAGAGACTAGGGCAAGGGACTTGACAGCCCCTCTCCCTATCTCTTAGGTTCTCTCCCTCGTGGCTCCCTCTTTCCTTACTCACACCCCCACCCCGTCGGGGTGTTGGCTGACCTCGTAAAACCACCTGAACATTGTATATCCTGTCAATGCAGGGACGCTTAACGCTACACGTCCGCAGGTTAGTACATATATCTCAGGTTAGTGGCGTTTTTTTGAAGAGTC
This window of the [Eubacterium] siraeum genome carries:
- a CDS encoding extracellular solute-binding protein → MKKYTKAIAGAMALVSAVTAFSGCSGSGTPAASGATSSSTASTTGETQKQMSENEGVQSAVGNVSAAENYKDIKVDTKIKWMAWWDIQEASPAVEVFKKLYGTPANKPKGYESVDDANVFVNIKVTTYADRYTGLAKLVQSDDSPDCFPFEICNYPYSVYQNLFQSLDGIIDFTTDDWADYKDAIDKFNWGGKNYCPIMSLAPTSYLWYRKSVVEEAGLDDPWELYEKGEWTWSTFMEMARKFSDPENGKYVLDGYNPEDSFVCTTGTPLVSLEGGKLVSHMNDANIEKCIDMLRSFDNTQEQLRYPRDTENSWTPSYNEWADGNTLFFEDGSWRYEETWRKFKKKNKWEDDEVNFVPFPQMDGADKYYQSMKQDSIMLVAGAKNIDGYKAWIYSNLVASNDPEIAKAGREQSKEEYDWSDTLLDRLDTMKDPKTFSGVFDFKNGIGQDIATKDNQDNPVEQLTKGPYMTGESYTSFRATYQGQIDARLAELNKTVE